A region of Plantactinospora sp. BC1 DNA encodes the following proteins:
- a CDS encoding helix-turn-helix domain-containing protein, giving the protein MSEEMYSVEQVADRLGLHVRTVRGYIRSGRLRAVRIGKQYRIARADLDALTGGAGPPRPGGRATVEVSSIVQVDGIDRSGADRLGTLLLAGANTNHTPGHPLRVQIVHDGERGRMKIVILGDAAATAELLQLLDAVLHGDNGLLGGEVPDA; this is encoded by the coding sequence ATGAGTGAGGAGATGTACTCGGTCGAGCAGGTGGCCGACCGGCTCGGCCTGCACGTCCGGACCGTACGCGGCTACATCCGCTCCGGCCGGCTCAGGGCGGTACGGATCGGCAAGCAGTACCGGATCGCCCGGGCCGACCTGGACGCGCTGACCGGCGGCGCCGGCCCGCCCCGACCCGGCGGCCGTGCCACGGTCGAGGTGTCGAGCATCGTGCAGGTCGACGGCATCGACCGGTCCGGAGCCGACCGGCTCGGCACCCTCCTGCTGGCCGGGGCGAACACCAACCACACTCCGGGGCATCCGCTGCGGGTGCAGATCGTGCACGACGGGGAACGAGGCCGGATGAAGATCGTGATACTCGGCGACGCCGCCGCCACCGCCGAGCTGCTACAGCTGCTCGACGCCGTGCTGCACGGCGACAACGGCCTGCTCGGCGGGGAGGTGCCGGATGCCTGA
- a CDS encoding DUF4180 domain-containing protein, producing MPDEIQDRAGASVLVCDPAGPPVRTEQDALDLIGAAFLGATVVAVPASRLDPSFFTLGTRFAGEVMQKFVNYRLRLVVVGDISGHLAASSALRALVQESNRADHIWFVPDLDALDDRLRALADRPDRRPA from the coding sequence ATGCCTGACGAGATCCAGGACCGGGCCGGCGCGTCGGTGCTGGTCTGCGACCCGGCCGGCCCGCCGGTCCGCACCGAGCAGGACGCGCTGGACCTGATCGGCGCGGCCTTCCTCGGTGCCACGGTGGTGGCGGTGCCGGCGAGCCGGCTCGACCCGAGCTTCTTCACCCTCGGCACCCGCTTCGCCGGTGAGGTGATGCAGAAGTTCGTCAACTACCGGCTGCGGCTGGTGGTGGTCGGCGACATCTCCGGGCACCTCGCGGCCAGTTCCGCGCTGCGCGCCCTGGTCCAGGAGTCGAACCGGGCCGACCACATCTGGTTCGTACCGGATCTCGACGCCCTCGACGACCGGCTCCGCGCCCTGGCCGACCGGCCGGACCGCCGACCGGCCTGA
- a CDS encoding nucleotidyl transferase AbiEii/AbiGii toxin family protein — protein sequence MHSQAGAGPGLTDERAARLAVLDHILALVAAAPCGDALVLRGSMTMRSWVGDRAREPGDLDWVVRPGAPVPLDDLHPHPYVDRLDPVRLWPEAVHGVPRDEPWMFEDFDTGGLPARLPPEGLHWVEAAETALLPSPHRDVVELLRHHPTAVGDLRVDPAGIVEDSTWGYSYDSDYRAGEGGGGSRLVVPWRAGDALAGTVQLDFAYDERLPEPPRLLAVPRQDGTDPPTVVWAATPQLSLAWKLQWLCTDQATDGHCTGKDLYDAVLLAELPGVRLPARLLRTLLRRIPDPELLRPAAVRGWAVDWSDLSDGHPPAGTDPTPWLDRLAVALTPDLPP from the coding sequence GTGCACAGCCAGGCGGGGGCCGGACCGGGCCTGACCGACGAGCGGGCGGCCCGACTCGCCGTGCTCGACCACATACTCGCGCTGGTCGCGGCGGCACCCTGCGGCGACGCCCTGGTGCTGCGCGGCAGCATGACGATGCGGTCCTGGGTCGGTGACCGGGCGCGCGAGCCCGGCGACCTCGACTGGGTGGTGCGGCCCGGCGCGCCGGTCCCGCTGGACGACCTGCACCCGCACCCCTACGTCGACCGCCTCGACCCGGTCCGGCTCTGGCCGGAGGCGGTGCACGGGGTGCCCCGGGACGAGCCCTGGATGTTCGAGGACTTCGACACCGGCGGCCTGCCGGCGCGGCTGCCACCGGAGGGGCTGCACTGGGTCGAGGCCGCCGAGACCGCGCTGCTGCCGAGCCCGCACCGGGACGTCGTCGAGCTGCTGCGCCACCACCCCACGGCCGTCGGCGACCTCCGGGTCGACCCGGCGGGGATCGTCGAGGACAGCACCTGGGGCTACTCGTACGACTCGGACTACCGCGCCGGGGAGGGCGGCGGGGGAAGCCGGCTCGTCGTGCCCTGGCGGGCCGGCGACGCGCTCGCCGGCACGGTCCAGCTCGATTTCGCGTACGACGAGCGGCTGCCCGAGCCGCCCCGACTGCTCGCGGTGCCCCGGCAGGACGGCACCGACCCGCCGACGGTGGTGTGGGCGGCGACGCCGCAGCTCTCGCTCGCCTGGAAACTCCAGTGGCTCTGCACCGACCAGGCGACCGACGGGCACTGCACCGGAAAGGACCTCTACGACGCGGTGCTGCTCGCCGAGCTGCCCGGGGTACGCCTCCCGGCCCGGCTGCTCCGTACGCTGCTGCGCCGCATTCCCGACCCGGAGCTGCTGCGACCGGCGGCGGTCCGGGGCTGGGCGGTGGACTGGTCCGACCTGTCCGACGGGCATCCGCCGGCCGGGACCGACCCGACGCCCTGGCTCGACCGGCTGGCCGTGGCGCTCACGCCGGACCTGCCGCCGTAG
- the nhaA gene encoding Na+/H+ antiporter NhaA has translation MATPGSRMPNLFDRGSWPEVRRIGDILRAETVGGVLLLVAAVLALAWANSPWSGAYRSLGDLTIGPAALHLDLSLATWAADGLLAIFFFVAGLELKREFVAGDLREPRRAVLPVAAAVGGMAVPALIYVAFNLRTGDGALAGWAIPTATDIAFALAVLSVINTHLPSAMRTFLLTLAVVDDLLAIMIIAFFYTSALHLGWLLLALVPLALFGLLVQRRVRSWWLLLPLAAVTWALVHASGVHATVAGVALAFTVPVLRRKPGPGPGLAEHFEHRFRPLSAGIAVPVFAFFAAGVSVVGAGGLGASLTDSVAVGVVVGLVVGKAVGVFGATWLVQRFTRARLAEGLSWWDVFGLALLAGIGFTVSLLIGELAFGAGSERDDHTKIGVLVGSLLSALLAAVVLRARNRHYQRIRTVEEHDADADGVPDVYQERDQSARG, from the coding sequence ATGGCCACCCCCGGCAGCCGTATGCCGAACCTCTTCGACCGGGGCAGTTGGCCCGAGGTTCGCCGCATCGGTGACATCCTGCGTGCCGAGACCGTCGGCGGCGTGTTGCTGCTGGTCGCCGCCGTACTCGCGCTGGCCTGGGCGAACTCGCCGTGGTCCGGGGCGTACCGGTCGCTCGGTGACCTCACGATCGGCCCCGCCGCCCTGCACCTGGACCTCTCCCTGGCGACCTGGGCGGCCGACGGCCTGCTGGCGATCTTCTTCTTCGTCGCCGGGCTGGAACTCAAACGCGAGTTCGTCGCGGGGGACCTTCGGGAACCCCGCCGGGCGGTGCTGCCGGTCGCGGCGGCCGTCGGCGGCATGGCGGTGCCGGCCCTGATCTACGTGGCGTTCAACCTGCGGACCGGGGACGGGGCGCTGGCCGGTTGGGCGATCCCGACCGCCACCGACATCGCGTTCGCGCTCGCCGTACTCAGCGTGATCAACACACATCTGCCTTCGGCGATGCGGACGTTCCTGCTGACCCTCGCGGTCGTCGACGACCTGCTGGCGATCATGATCATCGCGTTCTTCTACACCAGCGCGCTGCACCTCGGCTGGCTGCTGCTGGCGCTGGTCCCACTGGCGCTGTTCGGCCTGCTGGTCCAGCGGCGGGTGCGATCCTGGTGGCTGCTGCTCCCGCTGGCGGCGGTGACCTGGGCGCTGGTGCACGCCTCCGGGGTGCACGCCACGGTCGCCGGGGTGGCGCTCGCCTTCACCGTACCGGTATTGCGGCGCAAGCCCGGGCCCGGACCGGGGCTGGCCGAGCACTTCGAGCACCGGTTCCGGCCACTCTCCGCCGGGATCGCGGTGCCGGTCTTCGCGTTCTTCGCCGCCGGGGTCTCGGTGGTCGGCGCGGGCGGCCTGGGTGCGTCCCTCACCGACTCGGTCGCCGTCGGGGTGGTGGTCGGGCTGGTCGTGGGCAAGGCCGTCGGGGTCTTCGGCGCGACCTGGCTGGTGCAGCGGTTCACCCGGGCCAGGCTCGCCGAGGGGCTCAGCTGGTGGGACGTGTTCGGGCTGGCGCTGCTGGCCGGGATCGGCTTCACCGTGTCGTTGCTGATCGGCGAGCTGGCGTTCGGCGCCGGCAGCGAACGCGACGACCACACCAAGATCGGCGTACTCGTCGGCTCACTCCTCTCGGCGCTGCTGGCCGCGGTCGTACTCCGGGCCCGCAACCGGCACTACCAGCGCATCCGCACGGTGGAGGAGCACGACGCCGACGCCGACGGGGTGCCGGACGTCTACCAGGAGCGGGACCAGAGCGCCCGGGGATGA
- a CDS encoding FkbM family methyltransferase yields MFIRARGIARSLLLYHCRPATQRRAARLYGQFLRPGDVGFDIGAHVGGRVRIWRRLGARVVAVEPQPDCLRVLRWAFRRDHGVTIVPAALGARSGRATMALSTATPTVSTMSADWIRSVTTDRSFARVRWDRAVQVEVATLDELIEAHGVPAFCKIDVEGFEANVLAGLSRPLAALSFEYLPSAHDAAIAALDIVDDLAAPVGGYRYNYSPVETMRFASERWLDAAGLVSLLERFRPLGRSGDVYARLASAGSGPDHSRAPGRAEDRPASGAEGATGGG; encoded by the coding sequence ATGTTCATCCGGGCCAGAGGTATCGCCCGGTCCCTGCTGCTCTACCACTGCCGGCCGGCCACCCAGCGCCGGGCCGCGCGACTCTACGGGCAGTTCCTGCGCCCGGGAGATGTCGGCTTCGACATCGGCGCGCACGTCGGCGGCCGGGTGCGGATCTGGCGGCGGCTGGGCGCCCGGGTCGTCGCCGTCGAACCGCAGCCGGACTGCCTGCGCGTGCTGCGCTGGGCGTTCCGCCGGGACCACGGCGTCACCATCGTCCCGGCGGCGCTCGGCGCTCGATCCGGTCGGGCGACGATGGCACTCTCCACGGCCACCCCGACGGTGTCGACGATGTCGGCCGACTGGATCCGCTCGGTGACCACGGACCGCAGCTTCGCACGGGTGAGGTGGGACCGCGCGGTGCAGGTGGAGGTGGCGACCCTCGACGAACTCATCGAGGCGCACGGCGTACCGGCGTTCTGCAAGATCGACGTGGAGGGTTTCGAGGCGAACGTCCTCGCCGGACTCAGCCGACCGCTGGCCGCGCTGTCGTTCGAGTACCTTCCGTCGGCGCACGACGCCGCGATCGCCGCACTGGACATCGTGGACGACCTGGCTGCGCCCGTCGGCGGATACCGCTACAACTACTCGCCGGTCGAGACGATGCGGTTCGCCAGCGAGCGCTGGCTGGACGCCGCCGGCCTGGTGAGCCTGCTCGAACGCTTCCGCCCGCTGGGCCGGTCCGGCGACGTCTACGCCCGGCTGGCGTCGGCCGGGAGCGGCCCGGACCACTCCCGCGCACCGGGTCGGGCGGAGGATCGGCCGGCCAGCGGGGCCGAGGGCGCCACCGGCGGCGGGTAG
- a CDS encoding GNAT family N-acetyltransferase, which produces MHASDRDHRHAATDPLRSAEPDRFVHPDLPPVLRRLTGPEALALHDRLVETYAAVFCAPPWNDSPERVARFGELLADWAGQPGFVAVLAEGAGLAGPDAEDGTVPAFALGLTTPTPFPADRAYGLVRRLLGPATETLSGWLEVAELAVRPAARRAGLGRRLLAALTDDRPAWLLTVPQVAGTTAFYDAAGWVRHGTGYGITVYTNRPLPH; this is translated from the coding sequence GTGCACGCCTCGGACCGGGACCACCGCCACGCCGCGACGGATCCGCTCCGGAGCGCCGAACCCGACCGGTTCGTCCACCCCGACCTGCCACCGGTACTGCGCCGGCTGACCGGGCCGGAGGCGCTGGCGCTGCACGACCGGCTGGTCGAGACGTACGCGGCGGTGTTCTGCGCGCCGCCGTGGAACGACTCCCCCGAGCGGGTCGCCCGGTTCGGCGAGTTGCTGGCCGACTGGGCCGGGCAGCCGGGCTTCGTCGCCGTCCTGGCCGAGGGCGCCGGGCTCGCCGGACCCGATGCCGAGGACGGGACCGTTCCGGCCTTCGCGCTCGGGTTGACCACTCCGACCCCGTTCCCCGCCGACCGCGCCTACGGGCTGGTACGCCGGCTCCTCGGACCGGCCACCGAGACGCTCTCCGGCTGGCTGGAGGTCGCCGAGCTGGCCGTACGCCCGGCGGCCCGGCGGGCCGGACTCGGCCGGCGCCTGCTGGCGGCGCTGACGGACGACCGGCCGGCGTGGCTGCTGACCGTTCCCCAGGTCGCCGGCACCACCGCCTTCTACGACGCGGCGGGCTGGGTCCGGCACGGCACCGGTTACGGCATCACCGTCTACACCAACCGGCCGCTACCGCACTGA
- a CDS encoding helix-turn-helix transcriptional regulator produces the protein MVKPTRVTNSIRALRFAAGEMTQAQLAERIGVTRQTIIAIEQGRYSPSLEMAFQIARVFAVPLDEVFQYPDPGGEQP, from the coding sequence GTGGTCAAACCCACCAGGGTCACCAACTCGATCCGTGCCCTGCGCTTCGCCGCCGGCGAGATGACGCAGGCCCAGCTCGCCGAGCGGATCGGCGTGACCCGCCAGACGATCATCGCGATCGAGCAGGGCAGATACTCGCCGTCGCTGGAGATGGCGTTCCAGATCGCCCGGGTCTTCGCGGTGCCGCTCGACGAGGTGTTCCAGTACCCCGACCCCGGAGGAGAGCAGCCATGA
- a CDS encoding NAD(P)-dependent alcohol dehydrogenase has product MRAAVYRTYGPPDVVRVEEVPTPVPGDQDVVVRVHAATVGVTDGTARRGSPGYSRLFFGLRRPRWTVLGSDFAGVVSAVGAGVTRLRVGDEVVGVTGPDFGAHAEYVRVRQDGAIAPKPANLDFAEAVALIDGTALAFLRDRARLRPGQTLLVNGASGSVGSTAVQLGRHLGARVTGVCSTPHLDLVRELGADTVLDYTREDFTRTGQSYDVVFDVAGTSTFGRCRRILNPAGRYLSPVPSPSLLLLTPWTAAFGRRKAVVSFTGLRKAAEKTRDLLLVRELAEAGALRPVIAERYPLARIGQAHRHLDRGKYGNIVVTMDPAG; this is encoded by the coding sequence ATGAGAGCAGCCGTGTACCGGACGTACGGCCCGCCGGACGTGGTCCGGGTCGAGGAGGTCCCGACCCCCGTTCCCGGCGACCAGGACGTCGTCGTCCGGGTCCACGCCGCGACGGTCGGGGTGACCGACGGTACCGCCCGGCGCGGCTCGCCGGGCTACTCCCGACTCTTCTTCGGGCTCCGCCGTCCGAGGTGGACGGTGCTCGGATCCGACTTCGCCGGTGTGGTCTCGGCGGTCGGGGCCGGCGTGACGCGGCTGCGGGTCGGCGACGAGGTCGTCGGCGTCACCGGGCCGGACTTCGGCGCGCACGCCGAGTACGTCCGCGTCCGCCAGGACGGCGCCATCGCACCCAAGCCGGCCAACCTCGACTTCGCCGAGGCGGTCGCGCTGATCGACGGGACCGCGCTGGCGTTCCTGCGCGACCGGGCCCGGCTTCGCCCCGGCCAGACGCTCCTGGTCAACGGGGCCTCCGGGAGCGTCGGGAGCACCGCCGTGCAACTCGGCAGACACCTCGGCGCCCGGGTCACCGGGGTGTGCAGCACACCCCACCTCGACCTGGTACGCGAACTCGGCGCCGACACCGTGCTCGACTACACCAGGGAGGACTTCACCCGCACCGGCCAGAGCTACGACGTCGTCTTCGACGTGGCCGGCACCAGTACGTTCGGCCGCTGCCGCCGAATACTCAACCCGGCCGGACGCTACCTCAGCCCGGTACCGTCGCCGAGCCTGCTGCTCCTGACCCCGTGGACGGCCGCGTTCGGCCGGCGGAAGGCGGTCGTCTCGTTCACCGGGCTGCGGAAGGCGGCGGAGAAGACCCGCGACCTGCTGCTGGTGCGGGAGCTGGCCGAGGCCGGCGCGCTCCGGCCGGTCATCGCGGAGCGCTACCCGTTGGCGCGGATCGGGCAGGCGCACCGCCACCTGGACCGCGGCAAGTACGGCAACATCGTCGTCACCATGGACCCGGCCGGCTGA
- a CDS encoding cytochrome P450, with the protein MTASPVLPLKRSCPYAPPAEHLRLQQQEPVARVTLPDGSTAWALSRLEDIRTMLTDPRFSSDRQRDGYPLQPPGRPRAADERPVLIGLDPPEHGEARRAVVGEFTIKRMNAMRPRIQEIVDDCLDAVLAGPRPTDLVPTLALPVPSLVICELLGVPYTDHDFFQSRSANLLHRSTPAQERFAAAQEIREYMATLIAEKAKTPGDDLLSRQLGKGADHRDLAGLGFLLLLAGHETTGNMISLGTMTLLERPEALAALKRDPAVTPQIVEELLRYFTIAEYVTSRIAVEDVEIGGVLIRAGEGVITLANAANRDPAAFTDGDTFDIDRGARHHIAFGFGAHQCLGQNLARVELQIVFDTLFARIPDLRLAVPADELSFKDDSTVYGLHSLPVTW; encoded by the coding sequence ATGACCGCTTCTCCGGTACTTCCCCTGAAGCGCAGCTGCCCGTACGCGCCACCGGCCGAACACCTGCGGCTGCAACAGCAGGAGCCGGTGGCCCGGGTGACCCTGCCGGACGGCTCGACGGCGTGGGCGCTGAGCCGGCTCGAAGACATCCGCACCATGCTCACCGATCCACGGTTCAGCTCCGACCGGCAGCGCGACGGATATCCGTTGCAGCCCCCCGGCCGGCCGCGCGCCGCCGACGAACGACCGGTGCTGATCGGGCTCGACCCGCCGGAGCACGGTGAAGCCCGTCGCGCCGTCGTCGGCGAGTTCACCATCAAGCGGATGAACGCGATGCGCCCGCGCATCCAGGAGATCGTCGACGACTGCCTCGACGCCGTCCTCGCCGGGCCACGCCCGACCGACCTCGTGCCGACGCTGGCGCTGCCGGTGCCGTCGCTGGTCATCTGCGAACTGCTCGGCGTGCCCTACACCGACCACGACTTCTTCCAGAGCCGCTCGGCGAACCTGCTGCACCGGTCGACCCCGGCGCAGGAACGCTTCGCCGCGGCCCAGGAGATCCGCGAGTACATGGCCACGCTGATCGCGGAGAAGGCGAAGACACCCGGTGACGACCTGCTCAGCCGGCAGCTCGGCAAGGGAGCCGATCACAGGGATCTGGCGGGCCTCGGCTTCCTGCTGCTGCTCGCCGGGCACGAGACCACCGGAAACATGATCTCCCTCGGCACGATGACCCTGCTGGAGCGGCCGGAGGCGCTGGCCGCGCTGAAGCGGGACCCGGCCGTCACACCGCAGATCGTCGAGGAACTGCTCCGGTACTTCACGATCGCCGAATACGTCACCTCACGGATCGCCGTCGAGGACGTCGAGATCGGCGGGGTACTGATCCGGGCCGGCGAGGGCGTCATCACGCTCGCCAACGCGGCGAACCGGGACCCGGCCGCGTTCACCGACGGCGACACCTTCGACATCGACCGCGGCGCGCGCCACCACATCGCGTTCGGCTTCGGCGCCCACCAGTGCCTGGGGCAGAACCTCGCCAGGGTCGAACTCCAGATCGTCTTCGACACCCTCTTCGCCCGCATCCCCGACCTCAGGCTGGCGGTGCCGGCCGACGAGCTCTCCTTCAAGGACGACTCCACCGTCTACGGCCTGCACTCGCTCCCGGTCACCTGGTAG
- a CDS encoding ferredoxin, translating to MRITADLERCVGAGQCVLTEPAVFDQNDDDGTVIVRRATADDDETIRRVREAVHLCPSQALTLTEPGPPR from the coding sequence ATGCGGATAACGGCCGACCTGGAGCGTTGTGTCGGCGCCGGCCAGTGCGTACTCACCGAACCGGCCGTCTTCGACCAGAACGACGACGACGGCACGGTGATCGTCCGGCGCGCCACGGCCGACGACGACGAGACGATCCGCCGGGTACGCGAAGCCGTCCACCTCTGCCCCAGTCAGGCCCTGACCCTCACCGAGCCCGGACCGCCGCGCTGA
- a CDS encoding ABC transporter permease, translating into MIRLSGRFRSALIIGVQGIRARKLRTFLSMVSLFLGVLAVVVVQAGAETLEEAQLANLALQVGKDGTRQAYLPGSRETVRASSETLANRPDAVAIVTRQAIVGEPGVAPVNPGGAPFDQAGGYGGPGGPMYCDQYGCRPTSPGGDAGTPVPGQAIELTLTTLTGDIRQFKPFREVSGEWLDFTSVPSLAPRLVLNLEAAKGFNRHQVPAEMRIDGTTANPTPRIIGVVDDGSPQPVAYSRADELATWMAPAADPSELGPGLQVMLAPTAGELERLLALRLAAAGIPADQIHFETIEARKQIARDLALIRWIFLGMASLVLLIGVAGILNVGLATVGERVEEFALRRAVGTSRLLLAGIVLAETLLTGLLTAAAAIGASAFALNVAGTLFADQAPFLADTVFPWRAGVAGVIAGLLAGLLGGLIPAIRAARIPIATVMRA; encoded by the coding sequence GTGATCCGGCTCTCCGGGCGGTTCCGCTCCGCGCTGATCATCGGCGTCCAGGGCATCCGGGCCCGCAAGTTGCGTACCTTCCTGTCGATGGTCAGCCTCTTCCTCGGCGTACTGGCCGTGGTGGTGGTGCAGGCCGGCGCCGAGACCCTCGAAGAGGCCCAACTGGCCAACCTCGCGCTACAGGTGGGCAAGGACGGCACCCGGCAGGCGTACCTTCCGGGCAGCCGGGAGACCGTCCGGGCCAGCTCCGAGACGCTGGCGAACCGGCCGGACGCGGTCGCGATCGTCACCCGGCAGGCGATCGTCGGCGAGCCCGGAGTCGCCCCGGTCAACCCCGGCGGAGCCCCGTTCGACCAGGCCGGTGGCTACGGCGGCCCGGGTGGTCCCATGTACTGCGACCAGTACGGCTGCCGCCCGACCTCGCCGGGCGGCGACGCGGGCACACCGGTGCCCGGTCAGGCGATCGAGTTGACCCTGACCACGTTGACCGGCGACATCCGCCAGTTCAAGCCCTTCCGGGAGGTTTCCGGGGAGTGGCTGGACTTCACCTCGGTGCCCTCCCTGGCACCCCGGCTGGTGCTCAACCTGGAGGCGGCGAAGGGCTTCAACCGGCACCAGGTGCCGGCCGAGATGCGCATCGACGGGACGACGGCCAACCCGACGCCCCGGATCATCGGCGTCGTCGACGACGGCAGCCCGCAGCCGGTCGCCTACTCCCGGGCCGACGAACTGGCGACCTGGATGGCTCCGGCGGCCGACCCGAGCGAGCTGGGTCCGGGCCTCCAGGTGATGTTGGCCCCGACTGCGGGCGAACTGGAGCGGCTGCTGGCGCTCCGGCTCGCCGCGGCCGGGATACCGGCGGACCAGATCCACTTCGAGACGATCGAGGCCCGCAAGCAGATCGCCCGGGACCTGGCGCTGATCCGCTGGATCTTCCTCGGCATGGCGAGCCTGGTCCTGTTGATCGGGGTGGCGGGAATCCTCAACGTCGGGCTGGCGACGGTCGGGGAGCGGGTCGAGGAGTTCGCGCTGCGCCGGGCGGTGGGCACCTCGCGGCTGCTGTTGGCCGGCATCGTCCTCGCCGAGACCCTGCTCACCGGCCTGCTGACCGCGGCCGCCGCCATCGGGGCGTCCGCGTTCGCCCTGAACGTCGCCGGCACCCTCTTCGCCGACCAGGCGCCGTTCCTGGCGGACACGGTGTTCCCGTGGCGTGCGGGAGTCGCCGGAGTCATCGCCGGCCTGCTGGCCGGACTGCTCGGCGGTCTCATCCCGGCCATCCGGGCCGCCCGCATCCCGATCGCGACCGTCATGCGCGCCTGA
- a CDS encoding ABC transporter ATP-binding protein, giving the protein MTALLELHGITKTLKGQRTPRTILDGVDLTVAEGESVAILGRSGSGKSTLLSLIGLFDRPDGGRYLLGGRDITRLPERRAAALRSAEFGFVFQRFFLLGHLTAAQNVAMALVNGQGWLPRRKRRARTMAALDQVGIAHLAKHRPARLSGGEQQRVAVARALVREPRLLLADEPTGALDTETGNLVIEVMRSATERGCGLILVTHDRDHADKMRRVLRLNDGVLAPATATPDQPAGSPEPGATGATPSGAAHSATPAPFGTASFGTVPAPEGAGR; this is encoded by the coding sequence ATGACGGCGCTGCTGGAACTGCACGGCATCACCAAGACGTTGAAGGGGCAGCGCACGCCCCGGACGATCCTCGACGGCGTCGACCTCACCGTCGCCGAGGGGGAGAGCGTGGCGATCCTCGGCCGGTCCGGCTCCGGCAAGAGCACCCTGCTCAGCCTGATCGGCCTCTTCGACCGTCCCGACGGCGGCCGCTATCTGCTCGGCGGCCGGGACATCACCCGGCTGCCCGAACGCCGGGCCGCCGCCCTGCGCAGCGCCGAGTTCGGCTTCGTCTTCCAGCGGTTCTTCCTGCTGGGGCACCTCACCGCCGCCCAGAACGTCGCGATGGCCCTGGTCAACGGGCAGGGCTGGCTCCCGCGCCGCAAGCGCCGGGCCCGCACCATGGCCGCGCTCGACCAGGTCGGCATCGCCCACCTGGCGAAGCACCGCCCGGCCCGGCTCTCCGGCGGTGAACAGCAGCGGGTGGCGGTGGCCCGGGCCCTGGTCCGGGAACCTCGCCTGTTGCTGGCCGACGAGCCGACCGGCGCGCTCGACACCGAGACCGGCAACCTGGTGATCGAGGTGATGCGCTCGGCCACCGAACGCGGCTGCGGGCTGATCCTGGTCACCCACGACCGGGACCACGCCGACAAGATGCGCCGGGTGCTGCGGCTCAACGACGGGGTGCTCGCACCGGCGACCGCCACTCCGGACCAGCCGGCGGGGAGCCCGGAGCCGGGCGCGACCGGAGCCACCCCTTCCGGGGCCGCGCACTCCGCAACACCAGCGCCGTTCGGGACCGCGTCGTTCGGGACCGTCCCGGCGCCGGAAGGGGCGGGCCGGTGA
- a CDS encoding HlyD family secretion protein — MRRRLLLRSCVLVLLVGAGAACSESDPEAQTPGLAARGTTMTTAKPARQNLDNRVSLTGRVTMNPVFGVVAPVAGQIRYRDVDPPQSTPTRATRVASVWAKGKSHRVDVPAGAVFAGRLVDDRSNVTAGMPVVSAKRIGYGLVAEIDGAQAYQISDSLATVQAQIKNGPGPFACKVLGTIAALPAGTIPDPPAPEPSTDPSAGPGARPVVPVGPPPDPGRPVEPSEPTGMRLVCTAPSNVKLINGATATLQVVTARAKNALVLPVEAVAGGQGSGKVDVVGPDGNRETRDVVLGLSDGKVVQIKSGLTGDETVAVPGPNLPPAKPAPGQPGGPADPMGGK; from the coding sequence GTGCGAAGGCGACTGCTGCTGCGTTCGTGCGTGCTCGTGTTGCTCGTCGGTGCGGGCGCCGCGTGCAGCGAGTCGGACCCGGAGGCCCAGACCCCCGGACTGGCGGCCCGGGGCACCACGATGACCACGGCGAAGCCGGCCCGGCAGAATCTCGACAACCGGGTCAGCCTGACCGGCAGAGTCACCATGAACCCGGTCTTCGGCGTGGTGGCACCGGTCGCCGGGCAGATCCGCTACCGCGACGTCGACCCGCCGCAGAGCACGCCGACCAGGGCGACGCGGGTGGCCAGCGTCTGGGCCAAGGGCAAGTCGCACCGGGTCGACGTCCCGGCCGGTGCCGTCTTCGCCGGTCGGCTGGTCGACGACCGTTCCAACGTCACCGCCGGGATGCCGGTGGTATCGGCGAAGCGGATCGGGTACGGGCTGGTCGCGGAGATCGACGGCGCTCAGGCGTACCAGATCTCGGACTCGCTGGCGACCGTGCAGGCCCAGATCAAGAACGGCCCCGGCCCGTTCGCCTGCAAGGTCCTCGGCACCATCGCCGCGCTGCCGGCCGGGACGATCCCGGATCCGCCGGCCCCGGAGCCGTCGACCGACCCGTCCGCCGGCCCGGGTGCGCGCCCGGTCGTACCGGTCGGCCCGCCACCGGACCCGGGGCGGCCGGTCGAACCCTCCGAGCCGACCGGCATGCGGCTGGTCTGCACGGCGCCGTCGAACGTCAAACTGATCAACGGTGCCACCGCCACCCTCCAGGTGGTGACGGCCCGGGCGAAGAACGCACTCGTGCTCCCGGTCGAGGCGGTCGCCGGAGGGCAGGGCAGCGGCAAGGTGGACGTGGTCGGCCCGGACGGCAACCGGGAGACCCGGGACGTGGTGCTCGGGCTCAGCGACGGCAAGGTCGTGCAGATCAAGTCCGGGCTGACCGGTGACGAGACGGTCGCCGTACCCGGACCCAACCTGCCACCGGCGAAACCGGCGCCGGGGCAGCCCGGCGGCCCGGCCGACCCGATGGGCGGGAAATGA